The stretch of DNA CCTGCACGGCAAGGTCCACTCCGCAACCATCCAGCAACTGGACCTGGTCAACGACAAAACCATCGTTGACGTCCGGTACGCCTACTCCCCCGCAGCTTTCCCCGCCCGGCTGGCCATCCCCGCGGTACCCGCACCGGCACCCCGTCCCGCCGAACCCATGCCCACCGAACACGCACACGCTGAGCCCGCTTCGATGGCCCACTCGCAGGCAGGTGCCGCATGAGCACCACCGGAACAGACGTCGTCGGCAACCTTCGCCACCTTCCACCCGTAGGCCTCGAAGAGCTCAACAACGAAGCCGCACTCCAGACCCGGGTTGACCGGAAGTACGTGGTTCCCGCAGGGCTCGCCCGCCAACTCCTGGGCTCGTTCAGTAAAGGCGTGCGGGTGCTCGAGATGGACGGCTCCCGCAGCTTCGCCTACGACTCCGTCTACTTCGACACCGCCAACCTCGACAGCTACCTGCTGGCCGCCCACGGCCGCCGGCGCCGCTACAAGATCCGCACCAGGACCTATGTGGACAGCGCCGTGAGCTTCCTGGAGGTCAAGACTGAAGGCGCCCGCGAGGCAACCGTCAAGGAACGGATCCCGTACCACCTCTCCGACCGAGCCCGCCTGACGGAGGAAGGCCTGGACTACGTCCGCGAAACGCTGACGGCTTCCGTCGGCGCAATGCCTTCCGGCCGTCTCGAGCCGGTACTGGAAA from Pseudarthrobacter siccitolerans encodes:
- a CDS encoding polyphosphate polymerase domain-containing protein, which codes for MSTTGTDVVGNLRHLPPVGLEELNNEAALQTRVDRKYVVPAGLARQLLGSFSKGVRVLEMDGSRSFAYDSVYFDTANLDSYLLAAHGRRRRYKIRTRTYVDSAVSFLEVKTEGAREATVKERIPYHLSDRARLTEEGLDYVRETLTASVGAMPSGRLEPVLETRYNRSTLFLPESGSRATIDTDVTWQRPGEPPWVLDEAVILETKSGSTAGPLDRHLWAHGVRPSRISKFATGMAALCPDLPANRWSRTLRHSLSLRPAA